A single region of the Candidatus Ancaeobacter aquaticus genome encodes:
- a CDS encoding class I SAM-dependent methyltransferase, with the protein MKKDYIHRERWLQAQDIEKVFWNRANFRDNEYEEIDIKYSRIFKLIEEKYNFTDSTKILDLGCGATCPSTIFKIGVKYGVDPLVDCFLDEDKIKLKNKIELRKGDGENIPFEDKLFDVVLCRNALDHMDNICRVMQEVARVTKDDGLVILSVYTYTKFIAFLKITSEFIPFLRNVEHPHTFTPENFIKFCEKYFKILETSVVFEGKNSIDYGKINTELNVPFLHKVFAWVNKSVFMNKWFLKEYLIISKK; encoded by the coding sequence ATGAAAAAAGATTATATACATAGAGAACGTTGGTTACAGGCGCAAGATATAGAGAAGGTATTTTGGAATAGAGCGAATTTTAGGGATAATGAATATGAAGAAATAGATATTAAATATTCAAGGATATTTAAATTAATTGAAGAAAAATATAATTTTACAGATTCTACAAAAATATTAGATCTTGGTTGTGGAGCAACATGTCCATCAACAATATTTAAAATAGGTGTAAAATATGGTGTTGATCCATTGGTAGACTGTTTTTTAGATGAAGATAAAATAAAATTAAAAAATAAGATAGAATTGAGAAAAGGAGATGGAGAAAATATTCCATTTGAAGATAAATTATTTGATGTTGTGTTATGTAGAAATGCTTTAGATCATATGGATAATATATGTAGGGTGATGCAAGAGGTAGCTAGAGTAACTAAAGATGATGGTTTAGTGATTTTATCAGTATACACCTATACAAAGTTTATTGCTTTCTTGAAAATAACCAGCGAATTTATTCCTTTTTTGAGAAATGTTGAACATCCTCATACATTTACTCCAGAAAATTTCATAAAATTTTGCGAGAAATATTTCAAAATATTAGAAACAAGCGTGGTGTTTGAGGGGAAGAATTCAATCGATTATGGTAAAATTAATACAGAACTCAACGTTCCTTTTTTACACAAAGTTTTTGCTTGGGTTAATAAAAGTGTATTTATGAACAAATGGTTTTTAAAAGAGTATTTAATTATTAGTAAGAAATGA